The genomic region TAATGCATTTTCAATTCGCATGGCAGGGGAGGATTTGGGCCTGAAGTATAGCCTGCGCTTGGCTGAGCGTGATGGGGTGGTGGTATTATTGGCGACACCCAGCGATCGCACGCTACCGGAGCTAGAGTTAGGCAAAACCCGTGCCAACCTACGCAGCCCCATGAAAATTGACCTAAATCCCGACTGGCGGCTAACTCGACGTACCTACAACGGCAGGAACTTACCCCATATCTACTTCACAAACAACACCAGTTTGGCAACGATCGCAGCCCAAACCCCACGATCGTCTCCTAGTCCCAGCCCTAGCCCAGTTCTGATACCTTCTCCTAGCCCTTCTCCCGTTGTTTCCCCTAGTCCAGTTCCCAGTCCTTCTCCTATTGGGTCACCTAGCCCTGTTAGCAGCCCATCACCAGTGGCTTCCCCTAGTCCGTCTAGTTATACTGCTCAAGTGCAGCAACTCTATCGAGAAGTGCTAAATCGCGAGGCCGATGCCCCTGGATTGGCTTATCATGTGCGCCGTATGGAACAGGGCCGCACCTTAGAACAAGTCCGGCAAGACATACAAACTAGCCCAGAGGGACGGCGGCTTACGATCGCCCGTGTGTTTCAGCAAGAGGTTGGCAGACAGCCCGATGCTGCTATTGTCAATTTGTATAGTCAGCGGATAGGGGAGCAAGGATGGAGCCTTGAGCGGGTTCGCCAAGATATCCGTCAAAACTATGGACAGACTGTCGTGGTGATAGGTACTCCTAGTTCACCCTCACCATCACTGACAGGTACTCCCACTTCACCCTCACCGTCACTGACAGGGCTATTTCCTGAGCGGGCTTATTTTGTGGTGATTCCAGCAGCGACTAGAGATTTGCCAGCGATCGCCCGTAGGGTCAACCAAC from Cyanobacteriota bacterium harbors:
- a CDS encoding DUF3747 domain-containing protein, translated to MKPLVAAVAAFTLGAVAIHLPTIAPPLMAAVTFGQREVDQSRFIVMAVPRGQTAYNLLIVEQLATQPNARACWRVNNDAAQTVEPLLLNFDFTGICGRGTDSNAFSIRMAGEDLGLKYSLRLAERDGVVVLLATPSDRTLPELELGKTRANLRSPMKIDLNPDWRLTRRTYNGRNLPHIYFTNNTSLATIAAQTPRSSPSPSPSPVLIPSPSPSPVVSPSPVPSPSPIGSPSPVSSPSPVASPSPSSYTAQVQQLYREVLNREADAPGLAYHVRRMEQGRTLEQVRQDIQTSPEGRRLTIARVFQQEVGRQPDAAIVNLYSQRIGEQGWSLERVRQDIRQNYGQTVVVIGTPSSPSPSLTGTPTSPSPSLTGLFPERAYFVVIPAATRDLPAIARRVNQLGVSTVNIFQRESPRGPHVAVGPFMQRGLAEQWKSYLRNAGFDARVYFGD